DNA sequence from the Candidatus Goldiibacteriota bacterium genome:
GGATGTGCTGATAAACTTGAAGGCGGAGAACCTTCATTTACCACGGATGACAATAAATTTACGGTAAGGACAGTTGCGTGTTTTGGACAGTGCGCGCTTGCCCCTGTGGTATCAATAGACGGCATAATTTACAGCAACGTCTCCAATTCTCAGCTTTCCAGGCTTATAGAAAAAACCGCGAAAGGAGCTAAAAAATGAAAATAACAGACATCAATTCTCTTAACGCGGTCAAAGCCGCCGGAATGAAAAAGATACAGCCTAACACCCCCATGATATCTGTGGGAATGGGAACGTGCGGTATTGGAAACGACGCGGATAAGCTTTTTGAAGCTTTTGCGGGCGCGATAGGCAAAAAAAAGGTACCTGTTAGATTAAACCAGACCGGGTGTTTTGGATTCTGTGCCGCGGAACCGCTTGTAAATGTTTATATACCGGGGATGCCGCTGGTAATACTAAGCAAAGTTACATTAAAGGATGTACCTTCAATTGTGGACAGCTTGGCAAAGGGAAATATGCCGGTTAAAAAAGCGCTGTGTAAAATTGAAGAGTGGGATTTTTTAACGTCAAAAATAGAATACGGAAAAGACCTTATGGAAGTGCCGGCATGGGATGAAATTCCGTTTTTTAAAGGGCAGAAAAAGATGGTGCTCCGCGACGCGGGAATAATAAATCCTGCCGACATAGAAGAATACATCGCGGTAGGCGGATATCAGGCGCTGTTTAACGCTCTTACAAAGATGACGCCTGACACAGTACTTGATGAAGTAAGAAAATCAAAGCTGCGCGGCCGCGGCGGCGCGGGTTTCCCGGTAGCTAAAAAATGGGAAATAATGAAAAATGTGCAGGCGGAAGAAAAATACATTATATGTAACGCCGACGAAGGCGATCCGGGCGCTTATATGAACAGAAATGAAATAGAGAGCGACCCTCATGCCCTTATTGAAGGCATGATTATAGGCGCATACGTTATGGGCGCGTCCAAGGGCGTTGTGTATATCAGGGCTGAATATCCGCTGGCTGTTGAAAGGTTAAAAGCGGCGGTTAAACAGTGTAAAGCGCTTGGCATTATGGGGGACAATATATTCGGTACAAAATTCTCTTTTGACCTTGAATACGTGGAAGGCGCCGGCGCTTTTGTATGCGGCGAAGAAACCGCGCTTATGTCATCAATAGAAGGAAAGGCGGGCAGGTCCAAACCAAGGCCGCCGTTTCCGGCGCAGAAAGGCCTTTGGGGAAAACCCACCAGCATCAATAACGTGGAGTCGTGGTGCAATATCCCGCTTATCATTAACAGGGGCGGTGATTTCTTCGCGAAAACCGGCACGGACAAATCATCCGGAACCAAAGTATTCTCGCTTGTCGGAAAAATTAAAAATACCGGCCTTGTGGAACTGCCTCTGGGCACTCCGCTTGAAAGTATTATTTATCAGATGGGCGAAGGCGCGGGAAAAAATAAAAAAATAAAAGCGGTTCAGACAGGCGGCCCTTCGGGCGGATGTATTCCTGTTGAACTTTTCAATACGCCCGTGGATTATGAATCGCTTGCTTCCATCGGCGCCATTATGGGGTCGGGCGGAATGGTGGTAATGGACCAGGACAACTGCATGGTTGATGTGGCAAGGTATTTTGTGGAATTTACTTCATCTGAATCGTGCGGAAAATGCACAGCTTGCAGGGAAGGCTTGTCGCAGCTTTTGAATATTCTTAACAGGATAACAAGGGGAAAAGGAAAACTGGAAGATCTGGAAACGCTTGAAAGGCTTGCTTATGTAATAAAAGATTCATCGCTGTGCGGGCTTGGACAGACAAGCGCGAATCCGGTTCTGACAACGCTTAGGTATTTTAAAAACGAGTATATATCGCATATCATTGAAAGCAGATGCAACGCGGGAGTATGTGAAGACCTTTTCATGGCGCTTTGCGAAAACAGCTGCCCTCTTCATATGAACATACCCGCGTACCTGCAGATGTTAAAAGAAGGAAGGCTTGAAGAAGCTTTTGAATCCACGCTGCGCGACAATCCGCTGCCCGGAACAATGGGCAGAATATGCCATTTCCACTGCCAGATGAGATGCCGCAGGGAATCTGTTGATGAATCGGTAGCACAGGGCGAAATACACCGTTACCTTGCGGATACAATGTATAAAATGGGAAAAGAAAAACAGATATACGCGAAGCTTATAAAAGAAATGCTGCCAAAGACAGGAAAAAAAGTGGCAATAGCGGGCGCGGGGCCGGCCGGTATTACGCTTGCGTACTATCTTGCAAGGCTTGGCCATTCAGTCACTGTATACGACCCGCATAAAGAACCCGGCGGAATTCTTCAGTACGGCATACCCGCGTACAGGCTGCCCAAAGATATACTTCAGAAAGAGATAGAAATGCTGAAAAAATTCGGAGTTAAATTTGTAATGAACACCCTGATAGGCAAAGACATTTCCACAAAAGCGCTGCTTAAATCAAATGACATTGTGTATATGGCTTTTGGCGCGCAGAAAGAGTCGGATCTTGATATACCGGGAGTTAAATTAAACGGTGTTATTCCGGGATACCGTTTTCTGGAAAATTTCGCGCAGGGTAAAAAAGTTAAAGTGGGAAAAAAAGTGGCGGTTATAGGCGCCGGAAACGTGGCAATAGACGCGGCAAGGACAGCCTTAAGGCTTGGCGCGGATGTCACAATAGTTTACAGAAGGGACAGAAACGAAATGCCCGCTAACATCCATGAAATAGAAGACGCGGAAGCGGAAAACATTAAATTTAAACTTCTGTCAGGGCCCAAAGCTGTTATAGAAGGGCCGGGTAAAACAGTAAAAGGCCTTGAAGTGGAGATAATGAAGCTTGGCGGTATAGACAGGTCAGGCCGCCGCAAGCCTGTGGCTACAGGTGAAACAGAGATAATAAAATGCGACACAGTGATACTTGCCGTGGGCGAAAAAGTTGACCCCGCCCTTGCAAAAGAACTGGGCGTGGAAATAAACAAAGACGGTACTTTAAAAGTTGACCCGTTCAGTTATAAGACGGCGAATACAAAAGTGTTCGCGGGCGGCGACGCGGTAACAGGGCCGGCAACCGCGGCAGAAGCAATGGGCACGGCAAAAACAGCGGCTGGCGCGATTGATTTTGCGCTTATGGGCGAGAACAGGTTTGATAAACTGTTTAGAAAGTTTGAATACAAAAATGAAGTCCCGTTAAAACCGGAAGGCGGCAGGAACACCAAAACAAAGAAAGTTCCGGCTAAAGAAAGGGTAAGAAATTTTCAGGAAATACTCTCCGGATATTCGGGCGAACAGGCAAAACGAGAAGCAGTACGCTGCTTAAGGTGCGACGTTAAGTCGTGCCAGAAACAATAAGGAGGCCGGCCATGGAAAACAACAAAATATCAATTAAAGTAAACGGCAAAGATTATAAAGCGGAAAAAGGCCTGACAATTGTCAAAGCCTGTAAAGCGCTGGGTATTGATATCCCGACTTTATGTTACCTGGAAGATGTCTCTAAAAACGCGTCGTGCGGTATCTGCGTGGTGGAAGTAAAAGGGGCAAAATCTCTTATAAGGTCATGCTGCACGGAGATAACAGAAGGAATGGATATTATGACATCCAGCCCTAAGGTAATGGAAGCAAGGCGTACAAATCTGGAATTGATTCTTGCGAATCATCCCACGGATTGTTTAAACTGCGCCAGAAACGGCAACTGCGAGCTTCAGGCAATGTCTTATATTTTGGGAATTGACGGAACAAGCAGGTTTGTAAAAACAAAGTGTGATGAACCTTTGGATGAAACATCGCCGTCTTTAATCAGGGATCCGAATAAATGCATACTTTGCGGAAGGTGCGTGGCGGTATGTTCTGAAATGCAGACGGTTTACGCGATTGATTTTTCAAAAAGGGGTATTAAGACAAAGATATCCACGTATATGGAAAAGGGTCTTGGCAATATCGCCTGCACAAACTGCGGACAGTGCGCCATTGTA
Encoded proteins:
- a CDS encoding FAD-dependent oxidoreductase → MKITDINSLNAVKAAGMKKIQPNTPMISVGMGTCGIGNDADKLFEAFAGAIGKKKVPVRLNQTGCFGFCAAEPLVNVYIPGMPLVILSKVTLKDVPSIVDSLAKGNMPVKKALCKIEEWDFLTSKIEYGKDLMEVPAWDEIPFFKGQKKMVLRDAGIINPADIEEYIAVGGYQALFNALTKMTPDTVLDEVRKSKLRGRGGAGFPVAKKWEIMKNVQAEEKYIICNADEGDPGAYMNRNEIESDPHALIEGMIIGAYVMGASKGVVYIRAEYPLAVERLKAAVKQCKALGIMGDNIFGTKFSFDLEYVEGAGAFVCGEETALMSSIEGKAGRSKPRPPFPAQKGLWGKPTSINNVESWCNIPLIINRGGDFFAKTGTDKSSGTKVFSLVGKIKNTGLVELPLGTPLESIIYQMGEGAGKNKKIKAVQTGGPSGGCIPVELFNTPVDYESLASIGAIMGSGGMVVMDQDNCMVDVARYFVEFTSSESCGKCTACREGLSQLLNILNRITRGKGKLEDLETLERLAYVIKDSSLCGLGQTSANPVLTTLRYFKNEYISHIIESRCNAGVCEDLFMALCENSCPLHMNIPAYLQMLKEGRLEEAFESTLRDNPLPGTMGRICHFHCQMRCRRESVDESVAQGEIHRYLADTMYKMGKEKQIYAKLIKEMLPKTGKKVAIAGAGPAGITLAYYLARLGHSVTVYDPHKEPGGILQYGIPAYRLPKDILQKEIEMLKKFGVKFVMNTLIGKDISTKALLKSNDIVYMAFGAQKESDLDIPGVKLNGVIPGYRFLENFAQGKKVKVGKKVAVIGAGNVAIDAARTALRLGADVTIVYRRDRNEMPANIHEIEDAEAENIKFKLLSGPKAVIEGPGKTVKGLEVEIMKLGGIDRSGRRKPVATGETEIIKCDTVILAVGEKVDPALAKELGVEINKDGTLKVDPFSYKTANTKVFAGGDAVTGPATAAEAMGTAKTAAGAIDFALMGENRFDKLFRKFEYKNEVPLKPEGGRNTKTKKVPAKERVRNFQEILSGYSGEQAKREAVRCLRCDVKSCQKQ